A single genomic interval of Corylus avellana chromosome ca10, CavTom2PMs-1.0 harbors:
- the LOC132163024 gene encoding E3 ubiquitin-protein ligase RSL1-like, with the protein MTAKSLDSDLDLAYHLQMQEAMTASLALQPSTSRCPSAAATVILRELNYRVLREPEIGKMREHLDRRLHNQKLANNIIINIPDEEWESDIINISDEEGENDIINIPDGEWEVTLHNYRRPYDSTDPSTSSSAALVETECFRLYFMGLVTEESVRDTKITVAGAGVAICDSRDSLIFEVRKNLNALVDVQTVTYEIAELEALIEGLNEALRLDLKRLTFFCDHYNVYQYVTGRAPPRHSKIATLVNQVALLRRKFTYCNPSLVACKDVKFAIKSANAIVSQTTYLKETCVICFEDTDADKMFSVDGCQHRYCFSCMKQHVEAKFLNGMMAKCPHEGCKSEVNIDSCGKFLAPKLVEVMSQRMKESSIPVTEKVYCPYPRCSALMSKSEILQYNKTINAAAEETGVRKCMKCHLLFCINCKIPWHSNLTCYDYKRSNPYSHSEYAKLQSLAEAKRWRQCVKCNNIVELAGGCYHITCRCGYEFCYTCGAEWKNKKATCSCRIWDEHYIIRGG; encoded by the exons ATGACGGCGAAAAGCCTAGACTCCGACCTCGATCTTGCCTATCACCTCCAAATGCAAGAAGCCATGACCGCCTCCCTCGCTCTCCAACCTTCAACCTCACGCTGCCCATCCGCCGCCGCGACGGTTATCCTGCGAGAGCTCAATTACCGCGTGCTAAGAGAACCGGAGATTGGGAAAATGCGGGAGCATCTGGACCGTCGCTTACACAATCAGAAGCTCGCGAACAATATCATCATCAACATCCCCGACGAGGAATGGGAAAGCGATATCATCAACATCTCCGATGAGGAAGGGGAAAACGATATCATCAACATCCCCGACGGGGAATGGGAAGTCACTCTGCACAATTACCGCCGTCCGTACGACAGCACGGACCCTTCGACATCTTCGTCGGCCGCTTTGGTTGAGACGGAGTGTTTCAGGTTGTACTTCATGGGGTTGGTGACCGAAGAGAGCGTTAGGGATACGAAGATCACTGTGGCCGGAGCTGGGGTCGCGATTTGCGATTCCAGGGATAGTCTGATCTTCGAGGTGAGGAAGAATCTAAACGCATTGGTGGACGTTCAAACGGTGACGTATGAAATTGCTGAGCTGGAGGCTCTAATCGAAGGGCTTAATGAAGCTCTCAGATTGGATTTGAAAAGGCTCACCTTTTTTTGTGATCACTACAATGTTTACCAATAT GTTACAGGTAGAGCACCACCACGACATAGTAAGATTGCAACATTGGTGAATCAGGTGGCTCTTCTCCGAAGAAAATTTACATACTGCAACCCGTCTCTTGTGGCATGTAAAGATGTTAAGTTTGCAATTAAATCTGCAAATGCTATAGTTTCTCAAACTACCTATTTGAAGGAGACGTGTGTGATATGTTTTGAAGATACAGATGCTGATAAAATGTTCTCAGTTGATGGTTGCCAGCACAGGTATTGCTTCTCTTGTATGAAACAACATGTGGAGGCCAAGTTTCTTAATGGGATGATGGCAAAGTGCCCTCATGAAGGCTGTAAGTCTGAGGTTAATATTGATAGTTGTGGAAAATTCTTGGCACCCAAGTTGGTGGAGGTGATGAGTCAAAGAATGAAAGAATCTTCTATTCCTGTTACAGAGAAAGTTTATTGCCCATATCCCAGGTGCTCGGCATTAATGTCAAAAAGTGAGATTTTACAATATAATAAGACTATAAATGCTGCTGCTGAAGAAACTGGAGTAAGAAAATGCATGAAATGTCATCTCTTATTCTGTATCAATTGCAAAATCCCTTGGCATTCTAATCTGACCTGCTATGATTACAAACGATCAAATCCTTATTCACATTCAGAATATGCAAAGCTCCAGTCTCTTGCAGAGGCAAAACGTTGGCGCCAGTGTGTTAAGTGCAACAACATAGTTGAACTAGCTGGAGGTTGCTACCACATCACTTGCAG ATGTGGGTATGAGTTTTGCTACACATGTGGTGCTGAGTGGAAGAACAAGAAAGCAACATGCTCCTGTCGAATCTGGGACGAGCATTACATTATACGAGGAGGATGA
- the LOC132164078 gene encoding E3 ubiquitin-protein ligase RSL1-like, producing MAMSTETEDLNLALSEQCRVLMAVKTLDSDLDLAYHLQMQEAMDASIALQPSSSRCSSQQPQPDDIVSSPEDNVLDVAATLMLQDAERFVQELEDRERSEAEMRKMLEDLDRRIHDQKFAAYILNIPEEEWKVHGDNYNSPYRSDASSSSSSSSSSTVLVDAECFRLYSKGLVSEESVRDMKVTVAGAGVAICDPTDNLMLEVRKNLESFVDGQVVTNEVAELEALIEGLNKAFSLNLKRLTFFCDHYMLYQYVTGRVAPQQSKVATLVNQVAGLQRKFTYCNPSLVARNDIKFAFKSARDAIISQITWPEETSNGKTLKETCVICCEDIDVDKMFSVDGCLHRYCFACMKQHAEVKLLNGMVVKCPHEGCKSEVSIDSCGKFLAPKLVEVLSQRMKESSIPITEKVYCPRPKCSALMSKSEVLQHTKTTHVAAAEYGFRKCLKCHYFFCINCKAPWHFNMTCDDYKRSTPYSHSEDAKLKSLAESKHWSQCVKCNNLVELAEGCYHITCRCGYEFCYTCGAEWKKKKATCSCPIWDERNIIRR from the exons ATGGCAATGAGTACGGAGACGGAGGACCTAAACCTCGCACTCTCCGAGCAGTGCCGGGTGCTCATGGCGGTGAAAACCCTAGACTCCGACCTCGACCTGGCCTATCACCTCCAAATGCAAGAAGCCATGGACGCCTCCATCGCTCTCCAACCTTCAAGCTCGCGCTGTTCATCGCAGCAGCCACAGCCCGACGACATCGTATCATCTCCCGAGGACAACGTTTTGGACGTCGCCGCGACGCTTATGCTGCAAGACGCGGAGAGGTTCGTGCAGGAGCTGGAGGACCGAGAGCGAAGCGAGGCGGAGATGAGGAAAATGTTGGAAGATCTGGACCGTCGGATCCACGATCAGAAGTTCGCGGCCTACATCCTCAACATCCCCGAAGAGGAATGGAAAGTCCACGGGGACAATTACAATAGTCCGTACCGTTCTGACGCTTCGTCTTCGTCGTCGTCGTCTTCTTCGTCGACTGTTTTGGTTGACGCCGAGTGTTTCAGGTTGTACTCCAAGGGTTTGGTGAGCGAAGAGAGCGTTAGGGATATGAAGGTCACGGTGGCCGGAGCTGGGGTCGCGATTTGCGATCCCACGGATAATCTGATGTTGGAGGTGAGGAAGAATCTGGAGTCGTTCGTGGATGGTCAAGTCGTGACCAATGAAGTTGCTGAGCTGGAGGCTCTGATTGAAGGGCTTAATAAAGCTTTCAGCTTGAATTTGAAAAGGCTCACCTTTTTCTGTGATCACTATATGCTTTACCAATAT GTTACAGGTAGAGTAGCACCACAACAGAGTAAGGTTGCGACATTAGTCAATCAGGTGGCTGGTCTTCAGAGGAAATTTACATATTGCAACCCATCTCTTGTGGCGCGTAACGATATTAAGTTTGCATTTAAATCTGCAAGAGATGCTATAATTTCTCAAATTACCTGGCCTGAAGAAACTAGCAATGGCAAGACTTTGAAGGAGACATGTGTAATTTGCTGTGAAGATATAGATGTTGACAAGATGTTTTCAGTTGATGGTTGCCTGCACAGATACTGCTTTGCTTGCATGAAACAACATGCGGAGGTCAAGTTGCTTAACGGGATGGTGGTGAAGTGCCCTCATGAAGGCTGTAAGTCCGAGGTGAGTATTGATAGCTGTGGGAAATTCTTGGCACCAAAATTGGTTGAGGTCTTGAGCCAACGCATGAAGGAATCCTCTATTCCTATTACAGAGAAAGTTTACTGCCCACGTCCCAAGTGCTCAGCACTAATGTCGAAAAGTGAGGTTTTGCAACATACTAAGACCACACATGTTGCTGCTGCAGAATATGGATTCAGGAAATGCCTGAAATGCCATTACTTTTTCTGTATCAATTGCAAAGCCCCTTGGCATTTTAATATGACCTGCGATGATTACAAAAGATCAACTCCGTATTCCCATTCAGAAGATGCAAAGCTCAAATCTCTTGCAGAGTCGAAACATTGGTCCCAATGTGTGAAGTGCAACAACTTAGTTGAACTAGCCGAAGGTTGCTACCACATCACTTGCAG ATGTGGATATGAGTTTTGCTACACTTGTGGTGCtgagtggaagaagaagaaagcaacGTGTTCCTGTCCAATCTGGGATGAGCGTAACATTATACGAAGATGA